Proteins from one Pseudarthrobacter sp. BIM B-2242 genomic window:
- a CDS encoding TetR family transcriptional regulator: MNESAEIEGGLRERKRAATRAAITAVARKLTAERGLNGYTVEEVCELAAISRRTFFNYFPTKEDAILGHVDDEIPQDVIEVFIAGGAPSASGEISPTLLQDLIGLSLKLSENMAASEEETRQLIGVIKKEPQLMLRIIGATEEREAQFARDVARREGVSPDHPVVQMAVALLGTIARKSSMAYFSDGNTRPYAVLLMENFSAASQLFSQHFDKPAPSEGRP; the protein is encoded by the coding sequence GTGAATGAAAGTGCAGAAATCGAAGGCGGTCTGCGGGAGCGTAAGCGCGCCGCCACGCGGGCCGCGATAACCGCCGTCGCCCGGAAACTGACAGCGGAGCGCGGCCTGAACGGCTACACCGTGGAGGAGGTCTGCGAACTGGCAGCAATCTCCCGCCGCACGTTCTTCAATTACTTCCCCACGAAGGAAGACGCCATCCTGGGCCATGTGGACGACGAAATACCCCAGGACGTGATCGAGGTCTTCATCGCCGGCGGCGCACCGTCCGCGTCCGGTGAGATCTCCCCCACCCTGTTGCAGGACCTGATCGGGCTCTCGCTGAAACTCTCCGAAAATATGGCGGCCTCGGAGGAGGAAACCCGTCAGCTGATCGGAGTGATCAAAAAAGAACCTCAGCTCATGCTCCGCATCATTGGTGCCACCGAGGAACGGGAAGCGCAGTTCGCCCGCGACGTGGCCCGCCGTGAGGGCGTGTCCCCTGACCACCCCGTTGTGCAGATGGCTGTTGCCTTGCTGGGCACTATCGCCCGGAAAAGCAGCATGGCCTACTTCTCCGACGGCAACACCCGCCCTTACGCCGTGCTGCTGATGGAAAACTTCTCAGCCGCCAGCCAACTCTTCTCCCAGCATTTTGACAAACCAGCACCCTCAGAAGGACGCCCATGA